A single genomic interval of Gemmatimonadota bacterium harbors:
- a CDS encoding mandelate racemase/muconate lactonizing enzyme family protein yields MKIANATRRSLNIPFYCKRVERAMHRAQTHDERVYLYRIETDEGIVGYGDSLSVSDVHTLIGQNPFQIMNNDAIGFGPQLAVLDAVGKAADVPVHALLGTKLRDRCPISWWDIDMSPADWVAEARESLKRGYTSFKMKARPWRDILYQVEAVGKVVPADYKFDIDFNGFLLNQAKAEIILQQLDNHPNVGIYESPFYLYGDLIGARILRERVCKSVVEHFREEYLPAHACDGFVIGGGVTEVRRQAALAAAFNKPFWLQMVGTGITTAFAVHLGSVLSHAQLPYITCHELWKHDLLKKRLDVIDGHIQVSDAPGLGIEVDEKAVEKYTVDPDTPTPKRLYRGKKRILRISWPGVGKQKRIWEFTDEAIYQKTFYAGSIPGFERGVTLEVIEDDDSATFKKAHATLAKREAAIPALT; encoded by the coding sequence ATGAAAATCGCAAACGCAACCCGTCGTAGCCTCAATATTCCCTTTTACTGCAAACGGGTCGAACGCGCCATGCACCGCGCTCAGACTCACGATGAACGGGTCTATCTCTACCGTATTGAAACCGATGAGGGGATCGTGGGCTATGGAGATAGCCTGTCTGTTAGCGATGTGCATACACTGATCGGTCAGAACCCCTTCCAGATCATGAACAATGACGCCATCGGCTTTGGCCCACAGCTTGCTGTTCTGGACGCTGTTGGAAAGGCCGCTGATGTGCCCGTCCATGCCCTGCTCGGCACCAAATTGCGCGACCGATGCCCCATTTCCTGGTGGGACATTGATATGTCACCTGCCGACTGGGTCGCAGAGGCCAGAGAATCTCTCAAACGCGGGTACACTTCTTTCAAAATGAAAGCCCGCCCCTGGCGAGACATCCTCTATCAGGTCGAAGCCGTCGGCAAAGTCGTACCCGCAGATTACAAATTCGACATAGATTTCAACGGTTTTCTGCTCAATCAGGCAAAAGCGGAGATTATCCTCCAGCAGCTCGACAATCACCCCAATGTCGGCATCTACGAAAGTCCCTTCTACCTTTATGGCGATCTCATCGGCGCGCGGATTCTTCGCGAACGCGTATGTAAATCCGTCGTCGAACACTTCAGGGAAGAGTATTTGCCCGCCCACGCCTGCGATGGCTTTGTTATTGGCGGCGGTGTCACAGAAGTCCGCCGGCAGGCCGCACTCGCCGCTGCTTTCAACAAACCCTTCTGGTTACAAATGGTTGGCACTGGAATTACCACTGCCTTCGCCGTACACCTCGGCTCTGTCCTCTCCCACGCCCAGTTGCCCTATATTACCTGTCACGAACTCTGGAAACACGATTTGCTCAAAAAACGCCTCGACGTGATCGACGGTCACATCCAGGTCTCCGATGCTCCTGGCCTGGGCATTGAAGTCGATGAAAAAGCTGTCGAAAAATATACGGTTGATCCCGATACACCCACACCTAAAAGGCTCTACCGAGGCAAAAAACGCATCCTGCGCATTTCGTGGCCCGGTGTGGGCAAACAGAAACGCATCTGGGAATTTACCGATGAAGCCATCTACCAGAAGACCTTCTACGCAGGTAGCATCCCCGGATTTGAACGCGGTGTTACCCTGGAAGTCATCGAAGACGACGATAGCGCGACTTTTAAAAAAGCCCATGCCACGCTGGCAAAACGCGAGGCAGCCATACCCGCTCTGACGTGA
- a CDS encoding sulfatase, whose product MQTRRDFLCTTFTSTAAVLAASAFPSSLFAQQKSNVLFIAVDDLNDWIGCLGGHPDSVTPNLDRLASRSTLFTRAYCNAPACNPSRGSLVTGKLPTTTGVYENAHSFRQQDPDAVTLMQHFMGNGYYVAGRGKITRQGRPADVVSYHDYVPQGRDPLPPNPPLNGLPDQGRFDWGPIDVPVEEMDDWKVVQWGKEMLNKKHDKPFFLACGLYRPHLPWYVPRKYFDLYPSDEITLPNIDENDLDDVPPIGRSFVARRGDHKKVTETDNWRRAVAGYLACIRFADDMIGELLDALDNSSYADNTMIVLWGDHGWHLGEKLHWRKFALWEEATRVPLMISAPGLASGRCDRTVSLVDLYPTFIDVCGLPKRDGLDGVSLKSLMEQPDREWDRPALTTHIRGNHSVRSERWRYIRYSDGTEELYDHENDSLEWTNLAGDAQYKDIIDAHAAWIPKVEAPTAEPLRRE is encoded by the coding sequence ATGCAAACGCGCCGCGATTTTTTATGTACTACCTTTACGAGTACTGCTGCTGTACTCGCCGCAAGTGCTTTTCCCTCATCGCTTTTCGCACAACAAAAATCCAATGTGCTCTTTATTGCTGTGGATGATCTCAATGATTGGATTGGCTGTTTGGGGGGACACCCGGATTCTGTAACGCCAAATTTAGATCGCCTGGCGAGTCGAAGTACTTTATTTACCCGTGCGTATTGCAATGCGCCTGCGTGCAATCCCTCGCGTGGTAGCCTGGTGACTGGCAAATTGCCCACGACAACGGGGGTGTATGAAAATGCCCATTCATTCCGGCAGCAGGATCCAGATGCCGTAACTCTGATGCAGCATTTTATGGGCAATGGATATTATGTTGCGGGTAGAGGGAAAATCACGCGGCAAGGGAGACCTGCTGATGTGGTATCCTATCACGACTATGTTCCCCAGGGACGGGATCCACTGCCTCCCAATCCACCGCTGAATGGTCTTCCAGATCAAGGCAGGTTTGATTGGGGACCAATAGATGTGCCGGTGGAGGAAATGGACGATTGGAAAGTGGTGCAGTGGGGCAAGGAGATGCTGAATAAGAAGCACGACAAACCCTTCTTTTTGGCCTGTGGACTCTATCGCCCGCACCTGCCGTGGTACGTGCCCCGAAAGTATTTTGATTTGTATCCTTCGGACGAGATCACATTGCCAAATATAGACGAAAACGATCTCGACGATGTGCCTCCTATCGGGCGATCCTTTGTCGCGCGGCGGGGTGATCACAAAAAAGTGACTGAGACGGACAATTGGCGGAGAGCTGTCGCGGGGTATCTCGCCTGTATTCGATTTGCCGATGATATGATCGGGGAATTATTGGATGCACTCGACAATAGTTCTTATGCCGACAACACGATGATTGTTCTGTGGGGAGATCACGGCTGGCACCTGGGCGAGAAACTCCATTGGCGCAAATTTGCTCTTTGGGAAGAGGCCACGCGCGTGCCTCTTATGATTTCAGCACCGGGCCTGGCATCTGGACGATGCGACCGCACGGTCAGTCTGGTCGATCTGTATCCAACATTTATTGACGTCTGCGGCTTGCCCAAAAGGGATGGTCTGGATGGTGTGAGCTTAAAATCCCTGATGGAGCAGCCCGACCGAGAATGGGACCGACCCGCGCTGACCACGCATATTCGGGGCAATCACAGTGTGCGCTCTGAACGATGGCGATACATTCGCTATTCAGATGGGACAGAAGAACTCTACGATCACGAAAATGACAGCCTTGAATGGACAAATCTTGCAGGCGATGCTCAGTACAAAGACATCATAGATGCGCACGCAGCCTGGATACCTAAAGTGGAAGCACCTACCGCAGAACCTCTGCGCCGCGAGTAG
- a CDS encoding TauD/TfdA family dioxygenase, giving the protein MDTPYRIIDVKPLSGALGAEIEGVDIASEISEEQFAEIHRAFADYSVILFRNQSLTQEQHIAFARRWGDINVNRFFTGVAENPIIAEVRKEPDQETNIGRNWHTDHSYDTIPALGSILYAREVPEFGGDTMFSSMYRAYETLSPGMRKTLESLNALHSSRHVFGVMKGRKPDQSGRIGNPELATQDAVHPLIIRHPITGRKALYVNPIFTVQIEGWKKEESQPLLQYLYQHASQPDFTCRIRWEEDALAIWDNRATWHCALNDYQGQRRLMHRITIEGVPLN; this is encoded by the coding sequence ATGGACACACCATATCGCATCATTGACGTGAAGCCCCTATCTGGGGCACTCGGCGCTGAAATTGAAGGCGTTGATATTGCGTCGGAGATCAGTGAGGAACAATTCGCTGAAATTCATCGGGCCTTTGCGGATTACAGTGTGATTCTCTTTCGCAATCAGTCCCTCACGCAGGAACAACATATCGCATTTGCCCGACGCTGGGGGGATATCAATGTCAACCGTTTTTTTACGGGCGTAGCGGAAAATCCCATTATTGCCGAGGTGCGAAAAGAACCCGATCAGGAAACTAATATCGGTCGCAACTGGCATACCGATCATTCTTATGATACCATTCCCGCACTCGGCTCGATTCTCTACGCACGGGAGGTTCCCGAGTTTGGTGGCGATACGATGTTTTCCAGTATGTACAGAGCGTACGAAACCCTTTCGCCGGGGATGCGGAAGACGCTTGAAAGCTTAAATGCTCTGCACTCCAGCCGACATGTTTTTGGCGTAATGAAAGGCAGAAAACCCGATCAAAGCGGTCGGATTGGCAATCCCGAACTCGCCACGCAGGATGCTGTTCATCCCCTGATCATAAGGCATCCCATTACGGGTCGCAAAGCACTTTACGTAAATCCCATATTCACCGTTCAAATTGAGGGGTGGAAAAAAGAAGAGTCTCAACCTCTGCTTCAGTATTTGTACCAGCACGCTTCCCAACCGGATTTTACATGCCGCATTCGCTGGGAAGAAGATGCCCTCGCTATTTGGGATAACCGCGCGACATGGCATTGCGCTCTCAATGATTACCAAGGACAGCGACGCCTCATGCACCGCATCACGATTGAAGGCGTGCCGTTAAATTAG
- the purM gene encoding phosphoribosylformylglycinamidine cyclo-ligase: MPDNESLSYSKSGVNIDETDAVKKDMASDIGRGDSRVLNKLGAFGSLVDGRFEGYDHPILVLKTEEPGSKQKLAFEHGSVRSIAYDLVNHLINDIIVMGADPFYLQDCIVCGKLDPPVVKALVGGIADACEAQGCALTGGETSVQPGVVEDGVYILSASAIGVVDRNNIIDGSAIEDGDAVLALASNGLHTNGYTLVRALLKNKPELKDRDIQGVSFLDMILRPHQCYYQPLKGLFKDEGLKGMAHITGGGIQDNLSRILPETCRAVIDLSQLQILPIFKTIRAEGLVPEDDMLRTFNMGVGMTLVCAQNSVARIKAHLQSAGCHVYPIGRIAKGQEGVVFTGKVRW, encoded by the coding sequence GTGCCGGATAACGAGTCTTTGTCTTATTCGAAGAGTGGCGTCAATATTGATGAAACAGATGCTGTTAAAAAAGATATGGCTTCAGATATCGGGCGCGGCGATTCGAGAGTGCTCAATAAATTAGGGGCCTTCGGCAGTCTGGTCGATGGCCGTTTTGAGGGGTATGATCACCCGATTCTCGTGCTGAAAACCGAGGAGCCTGGTTCAAAGCAAAAGTTGGCGTTTGAACACGGAAGCGTCAGGTCTATTGCCTATGATCTGGTCAATCATTTGATCAATGATATTATCGTTATGGGCGCTGATCCTTTTTATCTGCAAGATTGTATTGTCTGCGGTAAACTCGATCCCCCTGTTGTCAAAGCACTCGTTGGGGGGATTGCCGATGCTTGTGAGGCACAGGGATGTGCATTGACAGGTGGAGAAACATCTGTTCAGCCAGGGGTTGTCGAAGATGGGGTGTATATTTTGAGTGCTTCGGCTATTGGAGTTGTCGATAGGAATAATATTATTGATGGCTCTGCGATTGAGGATGGAGATGCGGTTCTCGCGCTTGCATCCAATGGTCTGCATACCAATGGCTATACACTTGTCAGGGCATTGTTGAAGAATAAGCCAGAGTTGAAAGATCGAGATATTCAGGGGGTGTCCTTTCTCGATATGATTTTGCGGCCACATCAGTGTTATTATCAGCCTCTGAAGGGTCTGTTTAAGGACGAGGGGTTGAAGGGGATGGCACATATTACCGGTGGCGGTATCCAGGATAATCTGTCTCGCATTCTTCCCGAGACCTGTCGGGCTGTGATTGATCTCTCACAACTCCAAATTCTCCCCATCTTCAAAACGATTCGCGCAGAGGGTTTGGTGCCAGAAGACGATATGCTGCGGACTTTTAATATGGGTGTGGGGATGACGCTTGTGTGCGCCCAGAATTCTGTGGCGAGGATTAAGGCTCATCTACAAAGCGCGGGATGCCATGTGTATCCAATCGGGCGCATTGCCAAAGGCCAGGAAGGCGTTGTGTTCACGGGAAAAGTTCGGTGGTGA